In Cytophagia bacterium CHB2, the following are encoded in one genomic region:
- a CDS encoding alpha-glucuronidase, which translates to MKKFTFTFILLSTLLAGANLRADDGYRLWLKYDMITNPQKLQAYKKEIKGWMIVGDSPTLTAAQGELQIGLNGLLGIATPNLKQASEGAIIAAVYANISSRIASDLSNKLDGLGPEGFVILNTTVDKKRVVLITANSDIGVLYGVFHFLRLLQTHEAIENLDITSSPRIKLRVLNHWDNLNRTVERGYAGFSLWDWHRLPDYIHPYYRDYARANASLGINGTVLNNVNANALILTPHYLEKVAALANVFRPYGLRVYLSIRFSAPIDIGGLKVSDPLDPQVQQWWKKKAEEIYELIPDFGGFLVKANSEGQPGPQNYGRSHADGANMLADALKPFGGVVMWRAFVYDNNIKEDRAKQAYNEFTPLDGMFRSNVLVQVKNGPIDFQPREPFHPLFGAMPKTPLMMEFQITQEYLGFSTHLVYLGVLFKEVLATDTYAQGAGSTVAKIIEGSLEGHALSGIAGVANTGTDRNWTGHLFGQANWYAYGRLAWNHDLAPEAIAEEWIRATLSNDAAVVQSLKKMMMASREHTVNYMTPLGLHHIMGWDHHYGPAPWIKDKHRDDWTSVYYHRADSNGIGFDRTATGSNAVSQYYLSVMKKIASPATCPEEFLLWFHHLPWDYRMKSGRTLWDELCHRYYAGVEGVREMQSAWNKLRGKIDEEYFQHVKMMLGIQEKEAVWWRNACVLYFQTFSRRPIPVGLSVEVV; encoded by the coding sequence ATGAAAAAATTTACTTTCACTTTCATCCTTCTTTCTACTTTGCTCGCCGGCGCAAACCTGCGCGCCGATGACGGTTACCGGCTTTGGCTGAAGTATGACATGATTACCAATCCGCAAAAACTGCAAGCGTATAAAAAAGAAATCAAGGGTTGGATGATTGTCGGCGACTCGCCAACTCTGACGGCCGCGCAAGGTGAATTGCAGATCGGCTTGAATGGTTTGCTCGGCATTGCCACGCCCAATCTCAAACAAGCAAGCGAGGGCGCAATCATCGCTGCGGTTTATGCCAATATCTCATCGCGGATTGCAAGCGACTTGTCGAATAAACTCGATGGCCTTGGCCCAGAAGGTTTTGTTATTCTGAATACGACGGTTGATAAAAAGCGAGTGGTTTTGATCACCGCCAATAGCGACATCGGCGTGCTGTACGGCGTGTTTCACTTTTTGCGGCTGTTGCAAACACATGAGGCTATCGAGAACCTCGACATCACGAGTTCTCCGAGAATAAAGCTGCGCGTGCTCAATCATTGGGACAATTTGAACCGCACAGTTGAGCGCGGCTATGCGGGATTCTCATTGTGGGATTGGCACAGGCTGCCGGATTACATTCATCCGTATTATCGCGATTACGCGCGCGCCAACGCTTCGCTCGGCATCAACGGAACCGTACTCAACAACGTCAATGCGAATGCCTTGATCTTGACGCCGCATTATCTCGAAAAAGTCGCGGCCTTGGCCAATGTGTTCCGGCCTTATGGTTTGAGAGTTTATTTGTCGATCCGCTTCAGTGCGCCCATCGACATCGGCGGCTTGAAGGTTTCGGATCCACTTGACCCACAAGTGCAACAATGGTGGAAAAAGAAAGCTGAAGAGATTTATGAGCTCATTCCGGATTTTGGCGGATTTTTGGTAAAGGCCAATTCCGAGGGACAACCCGGCCCGCAAAATTACGGGCGCTCGCACGCAGATGGCGCGAACATGCTGGCGGATGCGCTAAAACCGTTTGGCGGCGTGGTGATGTGGCGCGCGTTTGTTTATGACAACAACATCAAGGAAGATCGCGCGAAGCAGGCTTATAATGAGTTCACGCCGCTGGACGGCATGTTTCGCAGCAATGTATTGGTACAAGTTAAAAACGGCCCGATAGACTTTCAGCCGCGCGAGCCGTTTCATCCGCTGTTCGGCGCCATGCCGAAGACGCCGTTGATGATGGAATTTCAAATCACGCAGGAGTATTTGGGATTCAGCACGCATCTGGTGTATCTCGGCGTGCTGTTCAAAGAAGTTCTCGCGACGGATACGTATGCGCAAGGCGCAGGCTCGACGGTCGCAAAGATCATCGAGGGCTCGCTTGAAGGCCATGCCCTCTCCGGCATTGCGGGAGTTGCGAACACCGGTACCGATCGCAATTGGACGGGGCATCTCTTTGGTCAGGCCAATTGGTATGCCTATGGCCGTTTGGCGTGGAATCATGATTTGGCGCCGGAAGCAATCGCAGAAGAATGGATTCGCGCGACTTTATCGAATGACGCTGCTGTTGTGCAATCCCTCAAAAAAATGATGATGGCTTCGCGCGAGCACACGGTGAATTACATGACGCCGCTTGGTTTGCATCACATCATGGGCTGGGATCATCACTACGGTCCGGCGCCGTGGATCAAAGACAAGCATCGCGATGATTGGACCTCGGTTTATTATCACCGCGCCGACAGCAACGGCATCGGCTTCGACCGCACCGCAACGGGAAGCAATGCCGTGAGCCAGTATTATTTATCGGTGATGAAAAAAATCGCTTCGCCGGCGACTTGCCCGGAAGAGTTTTTGTTGTGGTTTCATCATCTCCCTTGGGATTATCGCATGAAATCCGGCAGAACATTGTGGGATGAGTTATGCCATCGCTATTATGCCGGAGTGGAAGGCGTTCGTGAAATGCAAAGCGCGTGGAACAAGCTGCGCGGCAAGATCGACGAAGAATATTTTCAACACGTGAAAATGATGCTTGGGATTCAGGAAAAAGAGGCCGTGTGGTGGCGAAATGCGTGTGTGCTTTACTTTCAAACGTTTTCACGCCGGCCCATTCCCGTCGGCTTAAGTGTTGAAGTAGTGTGA